A genomic segment from Salvia splendens isolate huo1 chromosome 13, SspV2, whole genome shotgun sequence encodes:
- the LOC121760763 gene encoding uncharacterized protein LOC121760763 has product MGHQEYSSEFKNQVVQFIIGRSSALFLLAAHLRRHNSNSESPVKHVHDGGMLQRNNNKEDNQCNCRFRLFKSHSLELDRILNKIKFRNMYNTIHIDEKWFYMTKGAQRFYLAPGEEEPHRTLCRPLFGVNGEVLFDGKIGIFPFTKQVHAKRSSKNRMAGTLETKPIESITNDVIRDCLINKILPAIKAKWPDGATKVLKIQQDNARLHIKDNDPAFKEAAQQSGFSISLVQQPPNSPDTNVNDLGWFRAIQSLQTQTACKNVDDLVNAVVQSFNELQPQTLDNVFLSLQGCFMEIMKVQGHNTYKLPHMGKAHLRRTNQLPKDLEVPVELAMQTIAYLRDQGSNEGLELIAQSLGL; this is encoded by the exons ATGGGGCATCAAGAGTACTCCTCAGAATTCAAGAACCAAGtggttcaattcatcattggAAGGTCGTCGGCATTGTTCCTCCTCGCGGCACACTTAAGGAGGCACAACTCAAATTCAGAATCTCCCGTCAAACATGTACACGATGGTGGAATGCTGCAAAGAAACAACAACAAAGAGGACAATCAATGCAATTG CCGGTTTAGGTTGTTCAAAAGCCACAGTTTGGAG CTAGACAGGATCTTGAACAAGATCAAGTTCAGGAACATGTACAACACCATACACATTGATGAAAAGTGGTTCTACATGACAAAAGGAGCTCAAAGATTCTATCTTGCTCCAGGAGAGGAAGAACCTCATAGAACAT tgtgtaggCCCTTGTTTGGTGTTAATggtgaagtcttgtttgatgGAAAAATTGGAATTTTTCCATTTACCAAACAAGTTCATGCCAAAAGGTCAAGCAAGAACAGAATGGCAGGCACTTTGGAGACAAAACCCATAGAGAGTATCACAAATGATGTGATCAGGGACTGCTTGATCAACAAG ATATTACCTGCCATCAAAGCCAAGTGGCCCGATGGGGCAACTAAAGTTCTCAAGATACAACAAGACAATGCAAGACTACACATCAAAGACAATGATCCAGCTTTCAAAGAAGCTGCACAACAAAGTGGTTTCTCAATATCACTTGTGCAACAACCACCTAACTCACCTGACACTAATGTCAATGATTTGGGTTGGTTCCGAGCAATACAATCACTGCAAACTCAGACTGCATGCAAAAATGTGGATGATTTAGTGAATGCAGTGGTGCAATCATTCAATGAATTACAGCCACAGACTTTGGACAATGTTTTCCTAAGTCTTCAAGGATGTTTCATGGAAATCATGAAAGTTCAGGGGCATAACACATACAAACTGCCCCACATGGGGAAAGCACATTTAAGGAGGACTAATCAACTTCCAAAGGATCTAGAAGTTCCAGTGGAGCTGGCTATGCAAACAATTGCTTACCTGCGGGACCAAGGGAGCAACGAGGGATTGGAGCTGATTGCTCAGTCATTAGGATTATGA